In one window of Bifidobacterium sp. WK041_4_12 DNA:
- a CDS encoding polyphenol oxidase family protein encodes MQESSFNPHAESIASAQILDDTRIDDHDSAGNPIPVTIPIDLAPSVRVTYTTRLGGISTGSFAQLNLGGKGGDEPHHVLANRRALSQSLHAPLSLVSQVHSGHAIDIDDVWESNADFGFDASGTTAHDTTVHDTTAHDSDLDDSSVQGIEGSVIDADGQVSEHSDVALGMFAADCLPVLLADPDRHIIAAAHCGRKGLQRGIIAATVAKMLEHGAQLDNIVATLGPCICGDCYEVGDQIAADFDTQFLGTATQTRFGGKGIDIAKAATMALHDAGVVRLISSMPRVNAATQYLEHDQELDDLCSQDGEGPASLAQRIASIRHSLCTLENPLWFSHRRSTLAHNSHEGRMLALISQHW; translated from the coding sequence ATGCAGGAATCATCCTTCAACCCTCACGCTGAAAGCATCGCTTCCGCACAGATTTTGGACGATACGCGCATCGATGACCACGATAGTGCGGGCAATCCGATTCCCGTGACCATACCTATAGACTTGGCTCCCAGCGTGCGCGTCACTTACACGACGAGACTCGGTGGGATTTCGACCGGCAGCTTCGCCCAGCTCAACTTGGGTGGCAAAGGTGGAGACGAGCCGCATCATGTGCTTGCGAACCGCAGAGCACTATCACAGTCGCTCCATGCACCACTGTCATTGGTCAGCCAAGTGCATTCCGGGCATGCCATCGATATCGATGACGTATGGGAAAGCAATGCCGACTTCGGCTTCGATGCGAGTGGCACGACGGCTCATGACACGACTGTTCACGACACGACGGCTCATGATTCGGATTTGGACGATAGTTCGGTTCAGGGAATAGAGGGTTCCGTGATTGATGCTGACGGCCAGGTTTCGGAGCACTCAGACGTGGCGCTCGGAATGTTTGCGGCCGACTGCCTGCCTGTGCTGCTTGCCGATCCAGACAGGCACATCATCGCCGCTGCCCATTGCGGAAGAAAAGGACTGCAACGTGGCATCATTGCCGCGACCGTCGCGAAGATGCTGGAGCATGGCGCGCAGCTTGACAACATCGTTGCAACGCTCGGCCCATGCATCTGTGGCGACTGCTATGAGGTTGGCGACCAGATTGCCGCAGACTTTGATACGCAGTTCCTTGGCACGGCAACCCAGACGAGGTTCGGAGGCAAGGGCATCGATATTGCAAAGGCGGCGACCATGGCTCTGCACGATGCTGGAGTGGTCCGTCTCATATCTTCCATGCCGCGCGTGAATGCGGCCACACAGTATCTGGAACACGATCAGGAACTCGATGATCTGTGCAGTCAGGACGGTGAAGGGCCGGCATCGCTGGCGCAGCGCATCGCAAGCATTCGCCACAGTCTGTGTACCTTGGAAAACCCGCTGTGGTTCTCACATCGCCGTTCGACGCTCGCCCACAACTCTCACGAAGGTCGCATGCTTGCGCTGATTTCACAGCATTGGTGA
- a CDS encoding 3-deoxy-7-phosphoheptulonate synthase — protein MAELRGPDSSEDEQSRLSRQAVFPETVDINIRQLDPIPAPRAFIKELPLGQAQARFVLHSRQEIRDVLNGADDRLLVIVGPCSIHDPKAAAEYASRLAKVCTELKDRLLIVMRVYFEKPRTTVGWKGLINDPDLDGTFDIRKGMWLARKVLLDVVSKGVPAATEWLDPITPQYLSDAISWGAIGARNTESQVHRELASGLSMPIGFKNSTDGNVKAAADSCYSASAEHHFLSINLDGHVIAAETRGNPNCHLILRGSSHGPNYDAESVASAMRELHDSKASGPSEYGLIIDAAHGNSGKDENVEACVVEDIAGRIASGERGITGIMMESFLQGGNQQPGPLRSLIYGCSVTDRCIPWSRTVELLHTLAQSVAVRRERAA, from the coding sequence ATGGCAGAATTGCGCGGTCCCGATAGCTCTGAAGATGAGCAGTCACGATTGAGCCGCCAAGCGGTGTTCCCTGAAACGGTTGATATCAACATTCGCCAGCTGGATCCGATACCAGCCCCGCGAGCGTTCATCAAGGAATTGCCACTTGGCCAGGCTCAGGCGCGATTCGTACTCCATTCCAGGCAAGAGATTCGAGACGTACTCAACGGAGCTGACGACAGGCTGTTGGTTATCGTCGGTCCCTGTTCGATTCATGATCCGAAAGCTGCTGCCGAATACGCATCAAGGCTGGCCAAGGTCTGCACTGAACTCAAGGATCGTCTGCTGATCGTGATGCGGGTGTACTTCGAAAAGCCACGAACCACCGTGGGGTGGAAGGGGCTGATCAACGATCCTGATCTGGATGGTACCTTCGACATTCGCAAGGGCATGTGGCTTGCACGCAAGGTCTTGCTTGACGTGGTATCCAAAGGAGTTCCTGCGGCAACCGAATGGCTTGACCCGATCACGCCGCAGTATCTTTCTGATGCCATAAGCTGGGGTGCCATAGGAGCGAGAAATACCGAAAGCCAGGTTCACCGCGAACTGGCCAGCGGACTCTCGATGCCCATCGGATTCAAGAATTCTACCGACGGCAATGTGAAGGCGGCTGCTGACTCGTGCTATTCCGCGTCAGCAGAGCATCACTTCCTTTCAATCAATCTGGATGGTCATGTCATTGCTGCTGAGACAAGGGGAAACCCCAACTGCCATCTCATTCTTCGCGGATCATCGCATGGGCCAAACTACGATGCGGAATCGGTTGCATCCGCAATGCGTGAATTGCATGATTCCAAGGCCAGTGGTCCTAGCGAGTATGGCCTGATCATTGATGCCGCACATGGTAACTCCGGCAAGGATGAAAATGTTGAGGCATGCGTCGTAGAGGACATTGCCGGAAGGATTGCATCTGGTGAGCGGGGCATCACCGGTATCATGATGGAGAGCTTCCTGCAGGGCGGCAATCAGCAGCCCGGCCCATTGCGTTCATTGATCTATGGGTGTTCGGTAACCGATCGGTGCATCCCGTGGTCGAGGACCGTCGAGTTGCTGCACACATTGGCTCAGAGCGTTGCCGTTCGTCGAGAGCGAGCAGCTTGA
- a CDS encoding 3-deoxy-7-phosphoheptulonate synthase, translating into MADNSHESEGGQIHAIHEAIAEGRNPLSMQGISRWENEVGIDPIINRRVLELDPLPAPADVLAEYPLTAKSRELVAYSRDELRACLYGQDDRLVVIVGPCSIHDPNAALDYAHRLAAVKKELDSELLIIMRVYFEKPRTTVGWKGLINDPDVDGTHNIRKGLLLARKTLIGVLDQGLAAATEFLEPTSPQFIADAVTWGAIGARNTESQIHRQLASGLSMPVGFKNATDGSVKVAIDGCYTAAQRHTFFGIDHQGRAAAVETLGNPDCHVVLRGSSHGPNYDAPSVAEAMNSIRQEMSEDSAAGHGLIIDAAHGNSGKNEKQEIRVVRDIAQRLAAGERNVTGLMMESFIEGGNQPAAPLSTLVYGKSITDRCISWPDTETLLRELADAVRSRRWN; encoded by the coding sequence ATGGCCGACAACTCACATGAGTCAGAAGGTGGTCAGATTCATGCCATCCACGAGGCGATAGCCGAAGGCAGGAATCCTCTGTCGATGCAGGGGATCAGCCGTTGGGAAAATGAGGTCGGCATTGATCCGATCATCAATCGCAGAGTCTTGGAGCTCGATCCGTTGCCAGCCCCTGCCGATGTGCTTGCAGAGTATCCACTGACCGCGAAGTCACGTGAATTGGTGGCGTATTCACGGGACGAGCTGCGAGCCTGCCTCTATGGGCAGGATGATCGTCTCGTGGTTATCGTCGGGCCGTGCTCGATTCACGATCCGAATGCGGCGCTTGATTACGCGCATCGACTCGCTGCCGTGAAGAAGGAGCTTGATTCCGAGCTACTCATCATCATGCGCGTATATTTCGAAAAGCCTCGCACGACTGTTGGGTGGAAGGGGCTGATCAACGATCCAGATGTTGATGGCACCCATAACATTCGTAAGGGTCTTCTGCTTGCGCGCAAAACGTTGATAGGCGTGCTCGATCAAGGTCTAGCGGCTGCGACTGAGTTCCTTGAGCCGACATCGCCTCAGTTCATTGCCGATGCCGTGACGTGGGGTGCCATTGGAGCGAGGAATACAGAGAGTCAGATACATCGACAGCTTGCCAGCGGACTGTCTATGCCAGTCGGTTTCAAGAATGCTACCGATGGCAGTGTCAAAGTTGCGATAGATGGGTGCTATACGGCAGCACAGCGTCATACATTCTTCGGCATCGACCATCAGGGACGTGCCGCTGCAGTCGAGACGCTTGGCAATCCTGACTGCCATGTGGTGCTGCGAGGCTCTTCGCACGGACCGAACTATGATGCGCCGTCCGTTGCAGAGGCGATGAACAGCATTCGTCAGGAGATGTCTGAGGATTCTGCGGCAGGACATGGTCTTATCATCGATGCGGCGCATGGCAATTCAGGCAAGAACGAGAAGCAGGAGATTCGCGTTGTTCGCGACATTGCGCAAAGGCTCGCAGCTGGGGAGCGCAATGTCACGGGTCTTATGATGGAAAGCTTCATCGAGGGGGGCAACCAGCCTGCAGCGCCACTTTCGACATTGGTCTATGGCAAATCGATAACGGATAGATGCATCTCATGGCCTGATACTGAGACACTTCTGCGCGAATTGGCCGATGCCGTGCGTTCCAGGCGTTGGAACTAG
- a CDS encoding Fic family protein has product MAEETSQRSELMTVHGLSKLLYEMGRTFDNLSSTRLATEEFLRTNNPKVLGSRNDLALLSDLKDAADYALKYAQRSIDFAYLCGINAQMTRTASIEPGKIRTASNIVVHTALGDYVPPIPKESELSLTISHASVESDPLTAASTAFVTIARSQPFGDGNKRSALLLSNGLLLHRGYQGMLSVPVEDPDRREFNARLSAWYLQGDDSIIAWLSAWNRRAR; this is encoded by the coding sequence ATGGCTGAAGAAACGAGTCAGCGTAGTGAGCTGATGACAGTTCATGGTCTGTCGAAGCTACTGTATGAAATGGGCAGAACGTTCGACAATCTCTCGTCGACTCGGCTGGCAACCGAAGAGTTTCTACGCACCAATAATCCCAAGGTGCTCGGTAGCCGTAACGATCTCGCTCTGCTCAGCGATCTCAAGGATGCTGCAGACTATGCGTTGAAATATGCGCAGCGTTCCATCGACTTCGCATATCTGTGTGGAATCAATGCACAGATGACACGTACCGCTTCCATCGAACCAGGCAAGATTCGGACGGCAAGCAACATCGTCGTTCATACCGCGCTGGGGGATTATGTCCCGCCAATTCCCAAGGAAAGTGAACTGAGCCTGACGATATCGCACGCCTCTGTAGAGTCTGACCCTCTCACGGCAGCTTCGACCGCGTTTGTCACCATTGCACGTAGCCAGCCATTTGGTGACGGCAACAAGCGTTCAGCCCTGCTGCTGTCGAACGGCTTGCTGCTGCACCGCGGATATCAGGGCATGCTTTCTGTTCCCGTTGAAGATCCAGATAGGCGGGAGTTCAATGCCAGACTCTCCGCCTGGTACCTCCAGGGCGATGATTCAATCATCGCATGGCTTTCTGCATGGAATCGTCGAGCTCGCTGA
- a CDS encoding C1 family peptidase → MSENLQPLGKEQLEQMCEGFDKQGTNRVAMNAVTNAGINEVARNYDKSRLLQRRFSVSVDNGDVTSQEHSGRCWLFSSLNVARFIAKKSMNLKEFEFSQNYAMYYDKLERINYFLQDAAELVRSGETSDSRLMQHMLNDVMGDGGQWTMAMNVYKKYGAVPKDLFPETASSRNTSEMNVHLRSLLHQAVARMYENAGDIDQIVKTTLEAGHRVLTINLGTPPTSFDWEWTDKDGEFHRDGQITPQEFWKKYVNAGLEDYVCLVDDPRKEHPKGQKIAIEHLGNVVGGDATEYLNVPVDFMKSLASRILSEESIPVWFGADCHPMMDRKNGAWATDLFEYGRVYDFDFDLDKEECVRYNDSAMNHAMAFVGVDVADDAKTTRRWRVENSWGCKIADKGYFTMEDAWFSEFVYEVAVPKSMLPAEYQEALKKPAIKLPAWDPMGALAR, encoded by the coding sequence ATGAGTGAAAATCTACAACCATTGGGGAAAGAACAGCTTGAGCAGATGTGCGAGGGCTTCGACAAGCAGGGCACCAACCGTGTGGCCATGAATGCCGTCACGAATGCGGGCATCAACGAGGTAGCCAGAAATTACGACAAGTCACGTCTGTTGCAGCGCCGTTTTTCTGTCTCGGTCGACAATGGCGATGTGACGTCGCAGGAGCATTCAGGACGTTGCTGGCTGTTCAGCTCGCTGAACGTGGCACGGTTTATCGCCAAGAAGTCGATGAATCTCAAGGAGTTCGAGTTTTCGCAGAACTATGCGATGTATTACGACAAGCTTGAGCGCATCAACTACTTCCTGCAGGATGCTGCCGAACTGGTTCGTTCGGGTGAAACGAGCGACTCAAGGCTGATGCAGCATATGCTCAACGATGTAATGGGCGACGGCGGTCAGTGGACGATGGCGATGAATGTCTACAAGAAGTATGGTGCGGTTCCCAAGGATCTGTTCCCAGAGACTGCATCATCCCGCAACACTTCTGAGATGAATGTGCATCTCCGCTCCCTGCTGCACCAGGCGGTGGCCCGTATGTATGAGAACGCAGGCGACATCGATCAGATCGTGAAGACCACGCTTGAGGCCGGACACCGCGTTCTCACCATCAACCTTGGCACTCCTCCAACCAGCTTCGACTGGGAGTGGACCGACAAGGATGGCGAGTTCCACCGTGACGGACAGATCACACCTCAGGAGTTCTGGAAGAAGTATGTGAATGCTGGCTTGGAAGACTATGTCTGCTTGGTAGACGATCCGCGCAAGGAGCACCCGAAGGGTCAGAAGATTGCCATCGAGCATCTGGGCAATGTCGTTGGTGGCGATGCCACTGAGTATCTGAACGTGCCAGTTGACTTCATGAAAAGCCTGGCATCGAGGATTCTCTCCGAAGAGTCGATTCCAGTATGGTTCGGCGCTGACTGCCATCCGATGATGGACCGCAAAAACGGTGCGTGGGCAACCGATCTTTTCGAATATGGTCGCGTCTACGATTTCGATTTCGACCTCGACAAGGAAGAGTGTGTACGCTACAACGATTCGGCTATGAATCATGCGATGGCGTTCGTGGGTGTCGACGTTGCCGATGACGCAAAGACCACACGCCGTTGGCGAGTGGAGAATTCATGGGGCTGCAAGATCGCCGACAAGGGTTACTTCACGATGGAGGATGCTTGGTTCTCTGAATTCGTGTATGAGGTTGCCGTTCCGAAGTCCATGCTTCCGGCCGAGTATCAGGAAGCCCTCAAGAAGCCGGCAATCAAGCTTCCTGCATGGGATCCGATGGGTGCTTTGGCTCGATAA
- a CDS encoding DivIVA domain-containing protein — protein MVDNFPVVLRGYDKDRVDGALSDMRQNIVRLREQIKAYDARVLKLESELQDEKARKSTVSKDSFASLGANAQQLLASAEQTSTELLNRAKQDANTIRTSAQEQSDTAINNAHIDAKRVIEDAQSKAKSLLESARDKAQTVTATASQQADQLQSTADKKVSEQRQAVELELRNSREEHEKRMAAERASQERDIAAMRAEATKETAQQRQVADQEITQLKSEANDQIQKALAEANKKLADVREQVSRNLTEAKRKAGEITDAAHVKAQQITDEAVVSRAETLSKVSAEVQQIRKDISQQQDEATAKVNELLKNLEERRAQTEKESQELLAQAKKAREDADEYAAHKREDAERKADQILAKASSDAQVEVENRRHAAEQELKGLKTSISKLQHREATITARVDDLRSIFAKSFGALDFAGDSADKSTDRNADQSANQGAAAPAPASEHDDASNENDAQNDQKAA, from the coding sequence ATGGTGGATAATTTCCCTGTGGTGTTGCGTGGATATGACAAAGATAGAGTCGACGGTGCGCTTTCTGACATGCGTCAGAATATTGTCCGCCTGCGTGAGCAGATCAAGGCTTATGACGCGAGGGTGTTGAAGCTGGAGTCAGAGCTTCAGGACGAGAAGGCACGCAAGTCTACCGTTTCCAAGGATTCCTTCGCTTCATTGGGTGCCAATGCCCAGCAGCTGCTTGCCTCGGCCGAGCAGACGAGCACCGAACTGCTGAATCGTGCGAAGCAGGATGCGAACACCATCAGAACATCCGCTCAGGAGCAGTCCGACACGGCAATCAACAACGCGCATATCGATGCGAAGCGCGTGATCGAAGATGCTCAGTCAAAGGCGAAATCGCTTCTTGAATCGGCAAGGGACAAGGCGCAGACCGTTACGGCCACCGCGAGCCAGCAGGCCGATCAGTTGCAGTCCACAGCCGATAAGAAGGTTTCCGAGCAGCGTCAGGCAGTCGAACTTGAGCTGCGTAATTCGCGTGAAGAGCATGAAAAGCGCATGGCGGCCGAACGCGCCTCGCAGGAGCGCGACATTGCAGCCATGCGGGCCGAGGCAACGAAGGAGACTGCACAGCAGCGTCAGGTTGCCGATCAGGAGATCACCCAACTGAAAAGCGAAGCCAACGATCAGATTCAGAAGGCGCTTGCGGAGGCCAACAAGAAGCTGGCAGACGTTCGCGAACAGGTATCGCGCAACCTCACCGAGGCGAAGCGCAAAGCTGGCGAGATAACCGATGCCGCGCACGTCAAGGCTCAGCAGATCACCGATGAAGCCGTGGTCAGCAGAGCAGAAACCCTTTCGAAGGTTTCAGCCGAAGTCCAGCAGATTCGCAAGGACATCTCACAGCAGCAGGATGAGGCTACAGCCAAGGTCAATGAGCTGTTGAAGAACCTTGAAGAGCGTCGTGCGCAGACCGAGAAGGAATCTCAGGAGTTGCTTGCCCAGGCAAAGAAGGCCCGTGAGGATGCCGACGAATATGCCGCACATAAGCGTGAGGATGCCGAGCGCAAGGCTGACCAGATTCTTGCCAAGGCATCATCGGATGCGCAGGTCGAGGTTGAGAATCGTCGCCATGCAGCCGAGCAGGAGCTGAAGGGGCTGAAGACCAGCATTTCCAAGTTGCAGCATCGTGAGGCAACCATCACGGCTCGCGTTGACGATTTGCGTTCCATCTTTGCGAAATCCTTCGGAGCCCTTGATTTTGCCGGCGACAGTGCAGACAAGAGTACGGATCGGAATGCGGATCAGAGTGCAAATCAGGGTGCAGCCGCGCCAGCTCCTGCATCAGAGCACGATGACGCAAGCAATGAGAACGATGCACAGAATGATCAGAAAGCCGCATGA
- a CDS encoding pyroglutamyl-peptidase I: MERFSVIVSGFDRYESVDVNPSREVPEALESQGLILGSKSETNSTSALDDDVSLDCEISIHSVMLPVSFTNAWPTLKSAIDKYHPDIVIATGLKHAARGIALERCATNLMDAARPDADNVKPRKIAIVEEGPAAYWTRLPLRSILEDFSAHSIPATLSSDAGTYVCNSLFYHLLNWTSHQRKVLSGFVSFPLVNEHGGNLYGLPLKQQIAAGRDVVKESLRYFREPANTDVAIV, encoded by the coding sequence ATGGAACGGTTTTCTGTTATTGTGTCCGGCTTTGACCGGTATGAAAGTGTCGATGTGAATCCGTCGCGCGAAGTTCCTGAAGCCTTGGAATCTCAAGGGTTGATACTTGGCTCGAAAAGTGAGACAAACTCGACTTCAGCGCTTGATGACGACGTCAGTCTCGATTGTGAGATAAGCATTCATAGCGTGATGCTGCCTGTCAGCTTTACGAATGCGTGGCCAACCCTGAAAAGCGCGATTGACAAGTATCATCCCGATATCGTCATCGCCACCGGGTTGAAACACGCAGCCAGAGGCATCGCGCTGGAACGATGCGCCACGAATCTTATGGATGCTGCCCGTCCCGATGCCGACAATGTCAAGCCGCGCAAGATTGCGATCGTGGAGGAAGGACCGGCGGCGTATTGGACGAGGCTGCCGTTACGCTCGATACTTGAGGATTTCTCCGCGCACAGCATTCCAGCAACCCTGAGTTCCGATGCGGGAACCTACGTGTGTAATTCCCTGTTCTATCATCTGCTGAACTGGACTTCGCATCAGCGCAAAGTGCTGTCAGGCTTCGTGAGCTTTCCCCTGGTGAACGAGCATGGAGGGAATCTCTATGGCCTGCCGCTGAAGCAGCAGATCGCTGCAGGACGTGACGTGGTGAAGGAAAGCTTGCGATATTTTCGGGAGCCGGCCAACACAGATGTGGCAATCGTCTGA
- a CDS encoding aldo/keto reductase, with translation MELLRRKLGQRSTTAIGFGEMPLTIEGKPSHEQAVETIHAALDAGCRHIDTAWAYYESGGEEETGEKLVRQALQSWSGPRDEVLVATKAGHFRNFTDGKPTWDVDGRPESLIRYGKQSAEALGVSSIDLLYFHRPDPKVPYNESIEAIKQLVDEGVAKEAGISNASIEQIDIARGILGDKLVAVQNQYSPIYRETEDTLEYTKQVGLAFVCWSPLGGFRRAKDESKFDPFKAVAKAHGVSYQQVVLAWELSKGDHMFAIPGAHRPATILDSLNAGQLELSADELATLG, from the coding sequence ATGGAACTACTCCGTAGAAAGCTGGGTCAGCGCAGCACCACCGCCATTGGCTTTGGAGAGATGCCCTTGACAATCGAAGGCAAGCCCAGTCATGAACAGGCGGTAGAGACCATTCATGCCGCATTGGATGCCGGATGCCGTCATATCGATACCGCCTGGGCCTATTATGAATCAGGTGGCGAGGAGGAAACCGGCGAGAAGCTCGTCCGTCAGGCATTGCAGTCATGGAGCGGTCCTCGTGACGAGGTTCTGGTTGCGACCAAAGCCGGACATTTTAGGAATTTCACTGACGGCAAGCCAACATGGGATGTCGATGGCCGCCCCGAGAGTCTGATCCGGTACGGTAAGCAGTCAGCAGAGGCACTGGGCGTGAGCAGCATCGATCTGCTGTATTTCCACCGTCCCGATCCAAAGGTGCCGTATAACGAATCCATCGAAGCCATCAAGCAGCTGGTCGATGAAGGAGTTGCCAAGGAAGCTGGAATTTCGAACGCCAGCATCGAGCAGATCGACATTGCTCGCGGCATACTCGGCGACAAGCTGGTAGCTGTTCAAAACCAGTATTCACCAATCTACCGCGAGACCGAAGATACCTTGGAATATACCAAGCAAGTAGGTCTCGCATTTGTCTGCTGGAGTCCACTGGGAGGCTTCCGCAGGGCAAAGGACGAAAGCAAGTTCGATCCATTCAAGGCCGTAGCCAAGGCGCACGGTGTCAGCTATCAGCAGGTTGTGCTCGCATGGGAACTGAGCAAGGGCGATCACATGTTTGCGATTCCGGGCGCTCACCGTCCAGCGACCATCCTGGATTCACTCAATGCCGGTCAGCTTGAACTGAGCGCCGACGAATTGGCAACCCTGGGCTGA
- a CDS encoding isochorismatase family protein — translation MTVENPLGASLHHEQTEGTKGSRALIIVDVQPTFCEAGELGVEGGNAVASAIADFVKEHRQDYGYIATTQDWHIEPGHHFSDNPDFVDTWPRHGVAGSANAKLHPLIAALGVEHHFKKGQYEAAYSGFQGIEDLGGPEIPSREEFAQMSKAGHTLKHELDEHHVSNVDVVGIAESHCVKETALDAQKYGLRVRVFTDLTVPVSKDLGEKARKEMNNAGIILQPSR, via the coding sequence ATGACTGTTGAAAACCCATTAGGCGCTTCACTGCACCATGAACAGACTGAAGGAACAAAAGGGAGCCGCGCACTGATTATCGTCGATGTGCAGCCCACCTTCTGCGAAGCTGGCGAACTCGGTGTAGAGGGCGGCAATGCGGTGGCGTCGGCGATTGCCGACTTTGTGAAAGAACATCGCCAGGATTACGGCTATATTGCCACGACTCAGGATTGGCATATCGAACCGGGACATCATTTTTCCGATAACCCCGACTTTGTCGATACATGGCCTCGGCATGGTGTTGCAGGCTCCGCGAATGCGAAGCTTCATCCTCTGATTGCAGCGCTGGGTGTCGAACACCATTTCAAGAAGGGTCAATACGAAGCTGCATATTCTGGCTTTCAAGGCATTGAGGACCTTGGTGGCCCTGAGATTCCTTCGCGTGAGGAATTCGCACAGATGAGCAAGGCCGGTCACACGCTGAAGCACGAACTTGACGAGCATCATGTGAGCAATGTTGATGTGGTGGGCATCGCAGAATCGCATTGCGTGAAGGAAACGGCTCTGGACGCTCAAAAATATGGATTGCGTGTGCGCGTGTTCACCGATCTGACGGTTCCCGTGAGCAAAGACTTGGGAGAAAAGGCCCGCAAGGAGATGAACAATGCAGGAATCATCCTTCAACCCTCACGCTGA